From Hypanus sabinus isolate sHypSab1 chromosome 23, sHypSab1.hap1, whole genome shotgun sequence, a single genomic window includes:
- the npb gene encoding neuropeptide B, with translation MPALETSLKMTLVCVILSSLVPSPAEAWYKQATGPSYYSVGRASGLLSGIRRSPYVRRSEASEAAESAESSVMSEQPGQGRAMFVKNMAVCVKDISPSLHTCQLHPDGFNTFQCKADVFLSLDSQDCGNV, from the exons ATGCCTGCACTCGAGACATCGCTGAAGATGACCCTGGTGTGCGTGATTCTCTCTAGTCTGGTGCCCAGCCCGGCAGAGGCGTGGTACAAGCAGGCGACGGGACCCAGTTACTACTCGGTGGGGAGGGCCTCCGGGCTCCTGTCCGGGATCCGCCGCTCACCCTACGTCCGCAGATCGGAGGCAAGCGAAGCGGCAGAGTCGGCGGAGAGCAGCGTGATGTCGGAGCAACCTGGTCAAGGCAGAGCGATGTTCGTCAAAAACATG GCCGTCTGCGTGAAGGACATCTCTCCCAGCCTGCACACCTGTCAGCTCCACCCAGATGGCTTCAACACGTTTCAGTGTAAGGCGGACGTTTTCCTTTCGCTGGAcagtcaggactgtgggaatgtcTGA